From Terriglobales bacterium, a single genomic window includes:
- a CDS encoding helix-turn-helix transcriptional regulator — MARRKRQGAYMISAVAEMYGIHPQTLRLYEREGLLKPSRSEGNTRLYTDQDLERLEFILSLARDMGVNISGIAMILQMRERMEEMQRQIQEFLAYIQKEVLPRAAGAMADPARGAIVPIRRPMVVPPPPTPTRKKR; from the coding sequence ATGGCGAGACGCAAACGACAAGGCGCCTACATGATCTCGGCGGTGGCCGAAATGTACGGCATCCATCCGCAGACGTTGCGGCTGTACGAGCGCGAAGGGCTGCTCAAGCCTTCGCGCTCCGAGGGCAACACCCGCCTTTATACCGACCAGGACCTGGAGCGGCTGGAGTTCATCCTCTCGCTGGCCCGCGACATGGGGGTGAACATCTCCGGCATCGCCATGATCCTGCAGATGCGGGAGCGCATGGAGGAGATGCAGCGCCAGATCCAGGAGTTCCTCGCCTACATCCAGAAGGAAGTGCTGCCGCGGGCGGCGGGGGCCATGGCCGACCCGGCGCGCGGCGCCATCGTCCCCATCCGCCGCCCCATGGTCGTGCCTCCGCCGCCCACCCCCACCCGAAAGAAACGTTAA
- a CDS encoding nuclear transport factor 2 family protein, which produces MPALILALVAPIVAQQKATATDELTALLHHFLDAAGRNDKAVFQSFWAEDVLYTGSSGRHVTKADIMKSLDEPAKPDEPQSTFDADQITVHAYGDFAVVAFRLIQNVVNKDGSKETHYYRNTGTFQKRDGRWQAIAWQATKVPEPEKAK; this is translated from the coding sequence GTGCCTGCCCTGATTCTGGCCCTGGTGGCCCCTATCGTCGCCCAACAGAAGGCCACCGCCACCGACGAGCTCACCGCGCTGCTGCACCACTTTTTGGACGCGGCGGGGCGTAACGACAAGGCCGTCTTCCAGAGCTTCTGGGCCGAGGACGTGCTCTACACCGGCTCCTCCGGGCGGCACGTCACCAAGGCCGACATCATGAAGTCGCTGGATGAGCCGGCGAAGCCCGACGAGCCCCAGTCCACCTTCGACGCCGACCAGATCACGGTGCACGCCTACGGCGACTTCGCCGTGGTCGCCTTCCGCCTCATCCAGAACGTGGTGAACAAGGACGGCTCGAAGGAGACGCACTACTACCGCAATACCGGGACCTTCCAGAAGCGCGACGGCCGCTGGCAGGCCATCGCCTGGCAGGCGACCAAAGTGCCGGAGCCGGAGAAGGCGAAGTAG
- a CDS encoding GIY-YIG nuclease family protein, whose product MPPRGVLAMQQKYWTYIAASKSGTLYVGMTNDIVRRMWEHKSGEFEGFASKYHCDRLVYWESFDDVRKAIDREKQLKGWRRSKKIALIESLNPRWQDLAEKWGAEMAFAGESIKGR is encoded by the coding sequence ATGCCGCCCAGAGGCGTTCTGGCCATGCAGCAGAAGTACTGGACCTATATCGCAGCCAGCAAGAGCGGAACGCTCTACGTCGGCATGACCAACGACATCGTACGCCGCATGTGGGAGCACAAGAGCGGCGAGTTTGAGGGCTTCGCCAGTAAGTATCACTGTGACCGGCTGGTGTACTGGGAGAGCTTCGACGACGTTCGCAAAGCCATTGACCGGGAAAAGCAACTGAAGGGCTGGCGGAGGTCGAAGAAGATCGCGCTGATCGAGTCCCTCAACCCGCGCTGGCAGGACTTGGCGGAGAAGTGGGGAGCGGAGATGGCGTTTGCGGGGGAATCGATCAAGGGCCGGTGA
- a CDS encoding J domain-containing protein, whose amino-acid sequence MPTATRDYYGILGVKKNASAEDIRKAFRKLARKYHPDVNPGDKAAEERFKALSEANDVLSDPKKRKIYDQLGYYSDQIDPAAAEAYARAGGGPGGFPGGFPGGGGAGPRGGARVDFSGFDFSDLFGAGAEPPRKGGGFKDIFSSLFRGGGEEEGFGPQAGSDLEYQAQIGFWQAIKGGVVKLNVSRQEACRQCAGRGYLESARACPECKGSGQVTQLGGRMKFNTPCPHCGGSGRERSACPHCHGAGVLQRTESMEVRIKPGTRDGQRIRLAGKGNAGRGGGPAGDLYIIVRGGQHPVFRREGDDIHLTVPVTPTEAALGAKVEVPTIDGRAQLRVPPGTQSGQKLRMREKGVPSAVKEGVRGDEIVEIQIAVPQVRDERSKEILRELAKLNPEDPRAGLWKQV is encoded by the coding sequence ATGCCGACCGCGACTAGAGATTATTACGGCATCCTCGGCGTGAAGAAGAACGCCTCCGCCGAGGATATTCGCAAGGCCTTCCGCAAGCTGGCGCGCAAGTACCATCCCGACGTCAATCCCGGCGACAAGGCGGCGGAAGAGCGCTTCAAGGCGCTGTCGGAGGCCAACGACGTCCTCTCCGATCCCAAAAAGCGCAAGATCTACGACCAGCTCGGCTACTACAGCGACCAGATCGATCCCGCGGCGGCCGAGGCCTACGCCCGCGCCGGCGGCGGGCCCGGCGGATTTCCCGGCGGCTTCCCCGGCGGAGGTGGCGCCGGGCCGCGTGGCGGCGCCCGCGTCGACTTCAGCGGCTTCGATTTCTCCGACCTCTTCGGCGCCGGCGCCGAACCGCCCAGGAAGGGCGGCGGCTTCAAGGACATCTTCTCCAGCCTCTTCCGCGGCGGCGGCGAGGAAGAAGGCTTCGGCCCGCAGGCGGGCTCCGACCTGGAGTACCAGGCGCAGATCGGCTTCTGGCAGGCCATCAAGGGCGGGGTAGTGAAGCTGAACGTCAGCCGCCAGGAGGCCTGCCGGCAATGCGCCGGGCGCGGCTATCTGGAGAGCGCGCGCGCCTGCCCCGAGTGCAAGGGCTCGGGCCAGGTGACGCAACTGGGCGGGCGCATGAAGTTCAACACTCCCTGCCCGCACTGCGGCGGCTCGGGACGCGAGCGCTCGGCCTGCCCCCACTGCCACGGCGCGGGCGTGCTGCAGCGCACGGAATCCATGGAAGTGCGCATCAAGCCGGGGACGCGCGACGGTCAGCGCATCCGCCTGGCGGGCAAGGGCAACGCCGGGCGCGGCGGCGGGCCCGCCGGCGACCTCTATATCATCGTGCGCGGCGGCCAGCATCCGGTCTTCCGCCGCGAGGGCGACGACATCCACCTCACCGTCCCGGTGACGCCCACAGAAGCGGCGTTGGGCGCCAAGGTCGAGGTGCCGACCATCGACGGCCGCGCGCAGTTGCGCGTGCCTCCGGGGACGCAGAGCGGGCAGAAGCTGCGCATGCGCGAGAAGGGCGTGCCCTCGGCGGTCAAGGAAGGCGTGCGCGGCGACGAGATCGTGGAGATCCAGATCGCGGTGCCGCAGGTGCGCGACGAGCGCTCCAAAGAGATCCTGCGCGAGCTGGCCAAGCTGAACCCGGAGGACCCGCGCGCCGGGCTGTGGAAGCAGGTATGA